Within the Miscanthus floridulus cultivar M001 chromosome 2, ASM1932011v1, whole genome shotgun sequence genome, the region AAATCATTTCTAAAGCAAGAATTGTCATTTCTCAAACTTAATTACAGATCAATCCTGTTGGAATAGTACTCTCAATAGTTTTTCTTTCGGATGCTATCTAATCAAGCTGCCGTTCAGTTGTGTAGAGCATGACAATGACAACCCTCACATTTATTCGTATTCTCAACCTGTCTTGTCGAAGCAGCTGCGATCCACTCTATGCTTCAATGCATTGAAGCTTTGTAGTGTCTAGTGAGTGTTGTTTATCACACAACACACAAAAGTAGAAAAGACGGGCATTGTGGCTTCTCATAGCCCGCGATGGTGAAGTGAAGGCACCACCAATAATGTCCTGTTCACGAGTCACAACTGAATTCCTTTTCTCCCTTGCATCATCAGGGTGGAATCTGTGTTGGCTTAGCCAAGTACTACTGCAGACTCAGTTGTCATGTCTTTGCAACGGTAGCTGTCAAGATGGACCTCACCAGTAGCAGAGCAAAAAAGATGGCGAAGTGCGCCAAATGCAATCAATACGTTGCCATATGTACACAAGATGTACAGGGCCACTTACAGCGTTGGTTACAAGAAAAAATGACGAATTCAGTTCATTTATGTGTGTAATGATATGCGTGTCCGTTGTTTTTCTTTGCGGGATGTGAGACTGATATGTACAGATCTACGGTCCTGACCAATTAGAACGAACGGAAGTCACTTGAGTTCTAAAATCAGTGGAAATCAACCCCTTCATCCAGGGCCGTGGAGCCCATCATGACCCTTGAATCAATCTGCTTGTCGAATTTCTTCCTTCTGCGTGCCTCAAACTCTTCAAATCCATCCATCTGCAACAAATACGAAAAACAAAATGGACTATAACCAAGACAAGATTGCCTAGGGTGCAGGAACACTCTAGATGCTGCATGTAACTTACTTGTTGGAACTGGTCCATTGTGATTGGGTTGTCGTGCAGCGACAAATTCTGAAGAGCCGTGCAGTCTTTCAGTAAGTTTTGCGGAAGCTGAAAATGCAAGTTCAAGTTGGGTGACAGGCTGTTGCAATTTTGTTGTAACTGAACAACAAATATCCAGTGCATAATACCTGACGAATTTTGTTGCCATTCAGTGATAAGAATTTAAGGCAAACTAGGTTGCCAATTGACGATGGCACATCTTCAATAGCATTTCCTGAATATTTTGCTTCAAGATTAGTTCCAGAGGTAGGAGATGCTGAAGGAAATGAAAAGCATGCTGTATTTTGTATCTGTTATCAATGGCTACATGCCTAAATCCTATTTAATTTATTTCACCACAGGTGCACAAAAGGGTGCATGGCTTTCCCTTGTCAAATGGACTGTAGGTGCTATGATAGGAGATGAGAAAGAGAAATGTTCTGCAGCACCCAGGTTCTGCTGTGGTGCATGCTGAGTTTGTGTTCCAAACAGAGCAAGGTCCACCTTTACTCCAATCATAAAGTAGAAGAGCATCCTAGGAGGATATGATTGTGACACCCCAACTTTTTGTAGATTGGCAAATGGTAAGAAGGTAAAAATACCATATAGGATTAATCGTataaccttccggtcacaggcggtaagactctacaggcggtaagactctactgcaagcggtagagtcttaccgcctgtgaccggaaggtcccgggttcgagttgcggtctcctcgcattgcacaggcgagggtaaggcttgctactgacacccttccctagaccccgcacagagcgggagctctctgcactgg harbors:
- the LOC136540398 gene encoding plant intracellular Ras-group-related LRR protein 7-like isoform X3 produces the protein MQRLVLAGNLIENIPANIGYLRNLKILTLDRNRISILPEELGSLSNLQQLSVFQNSLLCLPKSVGDLRKMSLLNVSDNKLKELPESIGACSSLEEFQANGNAIEDVPSSIGNLVCLKFLSLNGNKIRQLPQNLLKDCTALQNLSLHDNPITMDQFQQVSYMQHLECSCTLGNLVLVIVHFVFRICCRWMDLKSLRHAEGRNSTSRLIQGS